In Actinomycetota bacterium, a single genomic region encodes these proteins:
- a CDS encoding NYN domain-containing protein, whose product MRPGLPPRGCRANILRGALRVIRVGVYIDYSNVYSGARDAFVLTGQPGHRGNVNPLYLAKCVALNAPDGTKRSDTHSLEFTKVFRGAPDPRKEPKAALMEAKRAANWERWGAQVYRQTLDYGQGRPVEKGVDVRLATTLTMDAIKRAMDLAVLVSADKDFRYALINVRDLQQVELEVAIWQAVPGGSAIGRIELRPERPMEPEVPCHLLTRSDFSRLEDTVDYRRQPTPPGWNAPTS is encoded by the coding sequence TTGCGGCCCGGTCTTCCCCCTCGGGGGTGCCGGGCCAACATCTTGCGGGGGGCGCTTCGAGTGATCAGGGTCGGCGTCTATATCGACTACAGCAACGTCTACTCGGGTGCACGTGACGCATTCGTTCTGACCGGGCAACCCGGACATCGAGGAAACGTAAATCCCCTATATCTCGCGAAGTGTGTTGCTTTGAATGCGCCGGACGGCACCAAGCGCTCAGACACACACTCGCTCGAGTTTACGAAGGTATTCAGAGGTGCGCCCGACCCACGGAAGGAACCGAAGGCGGCGCTGATGGAGGCCAAGCGCGCGGCGAATTGGGAACGTTGGGGTGCACAGGTTTACCGCCAGACCCTCGACTACGGACAGGGCCGCCCCGTCGAAAAGGGCGTCGATGTCCGGCTCGCAACGACACTAACCATGGACGCCATTAAGAGGGCCATGGACCTAGCGGTTCTAGTGTCGGCGGACAAGGACTTCAGATACGCCCTGATCAATGTCCGCGACCTGCAGCAGGTGGAGCTTGAGGTGGCGATATGGCAGGCAGTACCGGGCGGAAGCGCTATCGGACGCATCGAACTTCGGCCGGAACGTCCCATGGAGCCAGAGGTACCCTGCCATCTCCTGACCAGGAGTGATTTCAGTCGCCTCGAAGACACGGTCGACTACCGCCGGCAGCCTACGCCTCCCGGGTGGAATGCGCCGACAAGCTAG
- a CDS encoding 30S ribosomal protein S4 yields MARYTGADCKRCRREKMKLFLKGSKCESPKCPIENRPYPPGQHGRGRTKDSEYLLQMREKQKCARIYGVLEKQFRGYYEEAQRRSGKTGENLLRILESRLDNVVYRAGFAKSRDMARQVVRHGHITVNGTKVDIPSYRVSETDIVEVRQGSRELTPFVVAHAEIGERPVPAWLEVIPSGMRVLVHSLPARAVIDTPVQEQLIVELYSK; encoded by the coding sequence ATGGCGCGATACACCGGGGCGGACTGCAAGCGCTGCCGCCGCGAGAAGATGAAGTTGTTCCTCAAGGGCAGCAAGTGCGAGTCGCCGAAGTGCCCGATCGAGAACCGCCCGTACCCGCCCGGCCAGCACGGCCGCGGCCGGACCAAGGACAGCGAGTACCTCCTGCAGATGCGGGAGAAGCAGAAGTGCGCTCGCATCTACGGCGTCCTGGAGAAGCAGTTCCGCGGTTACTACGAGGAGGCGCAGCGCCGTTCCGGCAAGACCGGCGAGAACCTGCTGCGCATCCTGGAGAGCCGGCTGGACAACGTCGTCTACCGGGCCGGCTTCGCGAAGTCGCGTGACATGGCCCGCCAGGTCGTGCGACACGGCCACATCACGGTCAACGGGACCAAGGTCGACATCCCGTCGTACCGGGTGAGCGAGACCGACATCGTCGAGGTCCGTCAGGGCAGCCGCGAGCTCACGCCGTTCGTCGTGGCACACGCCGAGATCGGCGAGCGTCCGGTGCCGGCGTGGCTGGAGGTCATCCCGTCGGGGATGCGGGTGCTGGTGCACTCGCTTCCGGCCCGCGCGGTGATCGACACGCCCGTGCAGGAGCAGTTGATCGTCGAGCTCTACTCGAAGTAG
- a CDS encoding DNA-directed RNA polymerase subunit alpha encodes MLIAQRPTLVEEPISESRSRFVMEPLEPGFGYTLGNSLRRTLLSSIPGAAVTSIRIDGVLHEFTTVPGVKEDVTEIILNIKALVVSSEHDEPVVMYLRKQGPGAVTAADIAPPAGVEVWNPDLHIATLNGKGKLEMELVVERGRGYVSATLNKQPGQEIGRIPVDSIYSPVLKVTYKVEATRVEQRTDFDKLILDVETKPSLRPRDAVASAGKTLVELFGLARELNLDAEGIDIGPSPADAFVAEQLSTPIESLDLTVRSYNCLKREGIHTVGELISRSEADLLDIRNFGAKSIDEVKAKLVGLGLALKDSPPGFDPGSAVYFAEDDDAAFAEDEQY; translated from the coding sequence GTGCTCATCGCACAGCGACCCACCCTTGTCGAGGAGCCCATCTCCGAGTCGCGCTCGCGCTTCGTGATGGAACCGCTGGAGCCCGGCTTCGGCTACACCCTTGGCAACTCCCTGCGCCGGACGCTCCTGTCGTCCATCCCGGGTGCCGCGGTCACCAGCATCCGCATCGACGGGGTGCTCCACGAGTTCACGACCGTCCCCGGGGTCAAAGAGGACGTCACCGAGATCATCCTCAACATCAAGGCCCTCGTCGTCTCCTCGGAGCACGACGAGCCGGTCGTGATGTACCTGCGCAAGCAGGGTCCCGGCGCGGTAACCGCGGCCGACATCGCCCCGCCCGCCGGGGTCGAGGTCTGGAACCCGGACCTGCACATCGCCACGCTCAACGGCAAGGGCAAGCTCGAGATGGAGCTGGTGGTCGAGCGCGGTCGCGGGTACGTGTCGGCGACGCTGAACAAGCAGCCCGGCCAGGAGATCGGCCGGATCCCGGTCGACTCGATCTACTCGCCGGTGCTCAAGGTGACCTACAAGGTCGAGGCCACCCGGGTCGAGCAGCGGACCGACTTCGACAAGCTGATCCTCGACGTCGAGACCAAGCCGAGCCTGCGGCCGCGCGACGCGGTCGCCAGCGCCGGCAAGACGCTGGTCGAGCTGTTCGGTCTGGCCCGCGAGCTCAACCTCGACGCCGAGGGCATCGACATCGGGCCGTCGCCGGCCGACGCCTTCGTCGCCGAGCAGCTGTCGACGCCGATCGAGAGCCTGGACCTCACGGTCCGCTCGTACAACTGCCTCAAGCGCGAGGGCATCCACACCGTCGGCGAGCTGATCTCGCGGAGCGAGGCCGACCTGCTCGACATCCGCAACTTCGGGGCCAAGTCGATCGACGAGGTCAAGGCCAAGCTCGTCGGGCTCGGCCTGGCCCTGAAGGACAGCCCGCCCGGGTTCGACCCCGGCTCCGCGGTGTACTTCGCCGAAGACGACGACGCCGCGTTCGCCGAGGACGAGCAGTACTGA
- a CDS encoding 50S ribosomal protein L17, with amino-acid sequence MPTPTKGPRLGGSPAHERLMLSNLATALFEHGRITTTEAKAKRLRPLAERLITFAKRGDLHARRRVLTVVRDKSVVHVLFTEIGPRFANRSGGYTRIVKVGPRKGDNAPMAVIELVEPLAEAVVAEATGATRRAAKERTAAAPATPDTAAAAADDTAAAPATDAGTESAAAEPETAADAADSAADVEAAADAENDESGDAEETKA; translated from the coding sequence ATGCCCACGCCCACCAAGGGTCCGCGTCTTGGCGGCAGCCCGGCCCACGAGCGGCTGATGCTGTCCAACCTGGCCACCGCCCTGTTCGAGCACGGGCGCATCACCACCACCGAGGCGAAGGCGAAGCGGCTGCGGCCGTTGGCCGAGCGACTGATCACCTTCGCCAAGCGCGGCGATCTGCACGCCCGGCGCCGGGTCCTCACCGTGGTGCGGGACAAGTCGGTCGTGCACGTGCTGTTCACCGAGATCGGGCCGCGGTTCGCCAACCGGTCCGGCGGATACACCCGCATCGTCAAGGTGGGCCCGCGCAAGGGTGACAACGCGCCGATGGCCGTCATCGAGCTGGTGGAGCCGCTCGCCGAGGCCGTGGTGGCCGAGGCGACCGGCGCTACCCGGCGGGCGGCGAAGGAGCGTACGGCGGCTGCGCCGGCAACCCCGGACACCGCCGCTGCGGCAGCGGACGACACGGCTGCTGCCCCGGCAACCGACGCTGGTACGGAATCCGCTGCGGCCGAACCGGAGACGGCCGCCGACGCAGCGGATTCCGCAGCCGACGTCGAGGCCGCGGCGGACGCCGAGAACGACGAGTCCGGCGACGCCGAGGAGACCAAGGCCTGA
- a CDS encoding 30S ribosomal protein S11 yields the protein MPPKSRQAAGPKKIRRKEKKNVAHGHAHIKSTFNNTIVSITDPTGAVISWASAGQVGFKGSRKSTPFAAQLAAEAAARRAMEHGMRKVDVYVKGPGSGRETAIRSLQATGLEVGSISDVTPVPHNGCRPPKRRRV from the coding sequence ATGCCTCCCAAGAGCCGCCAGGCGGCAGGACCGAAGAAGATCCGCCGCAAGGAGAAGAAGAACGTGGCCCACGGCCACGCGCACATCAAGAGCACGTTCAACAACACGATCGTGTCGATCACCGATCCGACCGGTGCGGTGATCTCCTGGGCCTCGGCCGGCCAGGTCGGGTTCAAGGGCAGCCGCAAGTCGACGCCATTCGCCGCCCAGCTCGCCGCCGAGGCGGCGGCGCGCCGGGCCATGGAGCACGGCATGCGCAAGGTCGACGTCTACGTGAAGGGTCCCGGCTCCGGCCGCGAGACCGCGATCCGATCGCTGCAGGCGACCGGCCTCGAGGTCGGTTCGATCTCCGACGTCACCCCCGTCCCGCACAACGGCTGCCGCCCTCCCAAGCGGCGCCGAGTCTGA
- the glmS gene encoding glutamine--fructose-6-phosphate transaminase (isomerizing) has translation MCGIVGYVGEKQALEVVVAGLRRLEYRGYDSAGVAVVAGNALAVRKRSGKLGNLESLLGADPLPQSTTGLGHTRWATHGGPTDANAHPHVSEDGKVAVIHNGIIENFAELREELTAAGVVLASETDTEVVAHLLASVLPQVAGDLAEAMRRVCQRLDGAFTLVCVHADRPGVVVGARRNSPLVVGRGNGENFLASDVSAFIEHTRDAVELGQDQVVELRADSVTVTDFDGRPGRVTEFTVSWDAAAAEKGGYDLFMLKEIAEQPKALADTLLGRIGKDGRLRLDEMRLTDAALREVDKIVVVACGTAYHAGLIAKYAVEHWTRIPTEVELASEFRYRDPILDGRTLVLAISQSGETMDTLMALRHAREQGARVVSICNTVGSTIPRESDAVLYTYAGPEIAVASTKAFLTQVVACYLVGLYLAQVRGNKFGDEVATVLDELAEMPAKVDLVLDTVAGVRDIARQLADARSVLFIGRHVGYPVALEGALKLKELAYMHAEGFAAGELKHGPIALLEPGLPVVVVVPSPRGRSVLHDKIVSNIQEVRARGARTVVLAEEGDESVAAFADHVVRLPVCPTLLQPLVATVPLQVLACEMATAKGHDVDQPRNLAKSVTVE, from the coding sequence ATGTGCGGGATCGTCGGGTACGTCGGGGAGAAGCAGGCGCTGGAGGTCGTCGTCGCCGGCCTGCGCCGCTTGGAGTACCGCGGGTACGACTCGGCCGGGGTGGCCGTGGTCGCCGGCAACGCGCTGGCCGTGCGGAAGCGCTCGGGCAAGCTGGGCAATCTGGAGTCGCTGCTGGGCGCCGACCCGCTGCCGCAGTCGACGACCGGACTCGGGCACACCCGGTGGGCGACCCACGGCGGCCCCACCGACGCCAACGCGCATCCGCACGTCAGTGAGGACGGCAAGGTCGCGGTGATCCACAACGGGATCATCGAGAACTTCGCCGAACTCCGTGAGGAACTGACGGCCGCCGGGGTGGTCCTGGCATCGGAGACCGACACCGAGGTGGTCGCGCACCTGCTCGCGTCGGTGCTGCCGCAGGTGGCCGGTGATCTGGCCGAGGCGATGCGACGGGTGTGCCAGCGACTCGACGGGGCCTTCACCCTGGTCTGCGTCCATGCCGACCGGCCCGGCGTCGTGGTCGGGGCACGCCGCAACTCGCCGTTGGTCGTCGGGCGCGGCAACGGCGAGAACTTCCTGGCCTCGGACGTCTCGGCGTTCATCGAGCACACCCGCGACGCCGTCGAACTCGGCCAGGACCAGGTCGTCGAGCTGCGCGCCGACTCGGTGACGGTGACCGACTTCGACGGCCGGCCGGGCCGGGTCACCGAGTTCACCGTCAGCTGGGACGCCGCTGCCGCCGAGAAGGGCGGCTACGACCTGTTCATGCTCAAGGAGATTGCCGAGCAGCCGAAGGCGCTGGCCGACACGCTGCTGGGCCGCATCGGCAAGGACGGCCGGCTACGGCTGGACGAGATGCGGCTCACCGACGCCGCGTTGCGGGAGGTCGACAAGATCGTCGTGGTCGCCTGCGGTACGGCGTACCACGCCGGACTCATCGCCAAGTACGCCGTGGAGCACTGGACGAGGATCCCGACCGAGGTCGAACTGGCCAGCGAGTTCCGCTACCGCGATCCGATCCTGGACGGCCGCACGCTCGTGCTGGCGATCTCGCAGTCCGGCGAGACGATGGACACGCTCATGGCGCTGCGGCACGCGCGGGAGCAGGGCGCACGTGTGGTGTCGATCTGCAACACCGTCGGATCCACGATCCCGCGGGAGAGCGACGCGGTCCTCTACACCTATGCCGGCCCGGAGATCGCCGTCGCGAGCACGAAAGCCTTTCTGACGCAGGTGGTCGCGTGCTACCTGGTGGGCCTCTACCTCGCCCAGGTGCGTGGCAACAAGTTCGGCGACGAGGTGGCGACGGTCCTCGACGAGCTGGCCGAGATGCCCGCCAAGGTCGACCTCGTCCTGGACACCGTCGCCGGGGTCCGCGACATCGCCCGGCAACTGGCCGACGCGCGCTCGGTGCTGTTCATCGGCCGGCACGTCGGCTATCCGGTCGCGCTCGAGGGTGCGCTGAAACTCAAGGAACTGGCGTACATGCACGCGGAGGGTTTCGCGGCCGGCGAACTCAAGCACGGCCCGATCGCGCTGCTGGAACCCGGCCTGCCGGTGGTCGTCGTCGTGCCGTCGCCGCGGGGCCGCAGCGTGCTGCACGACAAAATCGTGTCGAACATCCAGGAGGTGCGGGCCCGAGGTGCTCGCACGGTGGTGCTGGCGGAGGAAGGTGACGAGTCGGTGGCAGCGTTCGCCGACCACGTCGTGCGGCTTCCGGTGTGCCCCACGCTGTTGCAGCCGTTGGTCGCGACGGTCCCGCTGCAGGTGCTGGCCTGCGAGATGGCGACGGCCAAGGGGCACGACGTGGACCAGCCGCGCAATCTGGCCAAGTCCGTCACGGTCGAGTAG
- a CDS encoding holo-ACP synthase, producing the protein MIVGIGVDVVNVPRFGATLHRTPGVRDRLFTTAERTTVDGHPRTEVSLAARFAAKEAVAKALGAPQGMRWHDCEVVTAANGRPSIAVRGTVAAVAVGLGVTGWHVSLSHDGDVAVAYVVAVAGGDPFGTVAGGDPMGTVAGGDPMGTR; encoded by the coding sequence GTGATCGTGGGTATCGGCGTGGACGTCGTCAACGTGCCGCGGTTCGGCGCGACGTTGCACCGCACTCCTGGGGTACGTGACCGGCTGTTCACCACGGCGGAGCGCACCACCGTCGACGGCCACCCGCGCACGGAGGTGTCGCTGGCGGCGCGTTTCGCGGCGAAGGAGGCCGTGGCGAAGGCGCTGGGGGCGCCGCAGGGAATGCGCTGGCACGACTGCGAAGTGGTGACCGCTGCCAACGGCCGGCCGAGTATCGCCGTGCGGGGCACGGTCGCCGCCGTCGCGGTCGGACTGGGCGTCACGGGGTGGCACGTGTCACTCAGCCACGACGGTGACGTGGCGGTGGCGTACGTCGTCGCCGTCGCCGGCGGGGACCCGTTCGGCACCGTCGCCGGCGGGGACCCGATGGGCACCGTCGCCGGAGGCGACCCGATGGGCACGCGGTGA
- a CDS encoding phosphoglucosamine mutase, with protein MGRLFGTDGVRGLANVDLTAELALDLSVAAAHVLADVGVFAAAGDRGRRPVAVVGHDPRASSEFLEAAVVAGLASAGVDVVRVRMVPTPGVAYLVAALDADLGVMLSASHNPMPDNGIKFFARGGHKLPDDLEDAIERRIGEPWDRPVGAGVGRVREDPGAASAYVDHLVAVAGDLRGLRVVVDCAHGAASLVAPEALRRAGAEVVAINAQPDGLNINDGCGSTHLEGLRAAVLAAGADAGIAHDGDADRCLAVDAAGEVVDGDQILAILAVAAHRAGALVHDTVVSTVMANLGFKHAMAAAGVTVVETAVGDRYVLEAMRAGGYLLGGEQSGHIVMLDHATTGDGVLTALALLSNVARAGRPLAELAAVVHRLPQVLLSVQGVDRAALGQRADVAAAVAAAQAELGETGRVLLRPSGTEPVVRVMVEAPTQHQAQRLAAGIAEVVGSRTALV; from the coding sequence GTGGGCCGGCTCTTCGGTACCGACGGAGTCCGGGGGCTCGCCAACGTCGACCTCACCGCCGAGCTGGCACTGGACCTGTCGGTTGCCGCTGCCCACGTGCTCGCCGACGTCGGCGTCTTCGCCGCTGCCGGTGACCGCGGTCGCCGCCCAGTCGCCGTCGTCGGCCACGATCCGCGCGCCAGCAGCGAGTTCCTCGAGGCCGCCGTGGTCGCGGGTCTGGCCAGCGCCGGAGTGGACGTCGTACGGGTCCGGATGGTGCCCACGCCCGGCGTCGCATATCTGGTGGCCGCGCTCGACGCCGACCTCGGCGTGATGCTGTCGGCCTCGCACAATCCCATGCCCGACAACGGGATCAAGTTCTTCGCCCGGGGTGGCCACAAGCTGCCCGACGACCTCGAGGACGCCATCGAGCGGCGGATCGGCGAGCCGTGGGACCGGCCGGTGGGCGCCGGGGTGGGGCGGGTGCGGGAGGACCCGGGCGCGGCCTCGGCGTACGTCGACCACCTGGTCGCCGTCGCCGGCGACCTGCGCGGCCTGCGAGTCGTCGTCGACTGCGCGCACGGCGCCGCGTCGCTGGTTGCCCCGGAAGCGCTGCGCCGCGCCGGCGCCGAGGTCGTCGCGATCAACGCGCAACCGGACGGGCTCAACATCAACGACGGCTGCGGCTCGACCCACCTCGAGGGCCTGCGGGCCGCGGTCCTGGCAGCCGGCGCCGACGCCGGTATCGCCCACGACGGTGACGCCGACCGCTGCCTGGCGGTGGACGCCGCCGGAGAGGTCGTCGACGGCGACCAGATCCTGGCGATCCTGGCTGTGGCAGCCCACCGGGCCGGCGCGCTGGTCCACGACACTGTGGTGTCCACGGTGATGGCGAACCTCGGCTTCAAGCACGCGATGGCCGCGGCCGGGGTGACCGTGGTCGAGACCGCGGTCGGCGACCGGTACGTGCTGGAGGCGATGCGGGCGGGTGGCTACCTGCTGGGCGGCGAGCAGAGCGGCCACATCGTCATGCTCGACCACGCGACCACCGGGGACGGCGTGCTGACCGCGCTGGCGCTGCTGTCGAACGTCGCGCGTGCCGGCCGCCCGCTGGCGGAGTTGGCCGCGGTGGTCCACCGGCTCCCGCAGGTGCTGCTGTCGGTGCAGGGCGTCGACCGGGCCGCGCTCGGGCAGCGCGCCGACGTCGCGGCGGCGGTCGCCGCCGCGCAGGCCGAACTCGGCGAGACCGGCCGGGTGCTGTTGCGTCCGTCGGGGACCGAGCCGGTCGTGCGGGTCATGGTCGAGGCGCCCACGCAGCACCAGGCGCAGCGGCTGGCCGCCGGGATCGCCGAGGTCGTGGGGAGCCGGACCGCGCTGGTGTGA
- a CDS encoding translation initiation factor IF-1 has product MPKKDGAIELEGTIVESLPNAMFRVELDNGHKVLAHISGKMRMHYIRILPDDRVVVELSPYDLTRGRIVYRYK; this is encoded by the coding sequence ATGCCCAAGAAGGACGGCGCCATCGAGCTCGAGGGCACCATCGTCGAGTCGCTGCCCAACGCGATGTTCCGGGTGGAGCTCGACAACGGGCACAAGGTGCTCGCCCACATCAGCGGCAAGATGCGGATGCACTACATCCGGATCCTGCCCGACGACCGGGTCGTGGTGGAGCTCTCGCCGTACGACCTGACCCGGGGCCGCATCGTCTACCGCTACAAGTAG
- a CDS encoding 50S ribosomal protein L36, with translation MKVKPSVKKICDKCKVIRRHGRVMVICDNVRHKQRQG, from the coding sequence ATGAAGGTCAAGCCCAGCGTCAAGAAGATCTGTGACAAGTGCAAGGTGATCCGCCGGCACGGCCGAGTCATGGTCATCTGCGACAACGTCCGGCACAAGCAGCGGCAGGGCTGA
- the truA gene encoding tRNA pseudouridine(38-40) synthase TruA: protein MQLAYDGTAYAGWAAQPGLPTVQGVVEDALATVLRLTLPHPVVCAGRTDAGVHARGQVIHVDLPEPALRGLAGRRRTGDLVPEPTGDADLALPVLRRRLDALLPPDVAVRGVDLAPTGFDARFSASSRRYVYRVGDDPAGRDPLARSWVLAYPRRLDPSAMQQAATALLGEHDFAAFCRRRPGASTVRALLALSCRRDAAGLVAIEVEADAFCHSMVRALVGALLAVGDGRRPVSWPAAVLAAGVRDPAVTVVPAHGLVLEEVRYPPDDALAARQQVTRAVRSTAGNVLPRPRPPA from the coding sequence ATGCAGCTGGCGTACGACGGCACCGCGTACGCCGGCTGGGCCGCCCAGCCCGGTCTGCCGACGGTCCAGGGGGTCGTCGAAGACGCCCTGGCCACGGTCCTGCGGCTGACGCTGCCCCACCCGGTGGTCTGTGCCGGACGGACCGACGCGGGTGTCCACGCGCGGGGCCAGGTGATCCACGTCGACCTTCCCGAGCCGGCGCTGCGCGGCCTGGCCGGCCGCCGCCGGACCGGCGACCTGGTGCCGGAGCCGACCGGGGATGCAGACCTGGCGCTGCCGGTGCTGCGGCGCCGGCTCGACGCGCTGCTGCCGCCGGACGTCGCGGTGCGCGGAGTCGACCTGGCGCCGACCGGCTTCGACGCTCGCTTCAGCGCCAGCTCCCGGCGCTACGTCTACCGGGTGGGCGACGACCCCGCCGGACGGGATCCGCTGGCGCGCAGCTGGGTGCTGGCGTACCCGAGGCGGCTGGATCCGTCCGCCATGCAGCAGGCCGCCACCGCGCTGCTGGGCGAGCACGACTTCGCCGCGTTCTGCCGTCGCCGGCCCGGTGCGTCGACCGTCCGGGCCCTGCTGGCCCTGTCGTGCCGTCGGGACGCGGCCGGTCTGGTGGCCATCGAGGTCGAGGCGGATGCGTTCTGCCACAGCATGGTCCGGGCACTGGTCGGCGCGCTGCTGGCGGTCGGGGACGGCCGGCGGCCGGTGTCGTGGCCGGCGGCCGTGCTGGCCGCGGGGGTCCGCGACCCGGCCGTGACCGTCGTACCGGCGCACGGTCTGGTGCTCGAGGAGGTCCGGTATCCGCCGGACGACGCCCTGGCCGCCCGGCAGCAGGTCACCCGCGCGGTGCGCTCAACGGCCGGGAACGTACTGCCCCGGCCGCGCCCGCCAGCGTGA
- a CDS encoding 30S ribosomal protein S13, translating into MARLVGVDLPRDKRVEVALTYIYGMGRTRARQTLAETGVDAATRVRDLGDDELVRLRDWIEANYKVEGDLRREVAGDIRRKVEIGCYQGIRHRRGLPVHGQRTHTNARTRKGPRKTVAGKKKAGKK; encoded by the coding sequence GTGGCACGACTCGTCGGCGTCGACCTTCCCCGCGACAAGCGGGTCGAGGTGGCGCTCACCTACATCTACGGCATGGGCCGCACGCGCGCCCGGCAGACCCTCGCGGAGACCGGGGTGGACGCGGCGACCCGCGTACGCGACCTCGGTGACGACGAGCTGGTCAGGCTCCGCGACTGGATCGAGGCGAACTACAAGGTCGAGGGTGACCTGCGCCGCGAGGTCGCCGGCGACATTCGCCGCAAGGTCGAGATCGGCTGCTACCAGGGCATCCGGCACCGCCGCGGCCTGCCCGTGCACGGTCAGCGCACGCACACCAACGCCCGCACCCGCAAGGGTCCCCGCAAGACCGTGGCCGGCAAGAAGAAGGCTGGCAAGAAGTAG
- a CDS encoding 50S ribosomal protein L13 — protein MRTYSPKPAEITRTWHVVDATDVVLGRLASQVAQLLRGKHKPTFAPHVDTGDFVVVINADKVALTGAKLEQKKDYRHSGYPGGLRATSYVDLLAQNPRRAVEKAVKGMLPHNKLGAAQLRKLKVYAGPEHPHSAQQPVPFEITQISQAG, from the coding sequence GTGCGCACGTACAGCCCGAAGCCGGCCGAGATCACCCGGACCTGGCATGTCGTCGACGCTACTGACGTCGTGCTGGGCCGGCTGGCGTCCCAGGTGGCGCAGCTGTTGCGCGGCAAGCACAAGCCGACGTTCGCCCCGCATGTGGACACCGGCGACTTCGTCGTGGTGATCAACGCCGACAAGGTCGCGCTGACCGGTGCCAAGCTCGAGCAGAAGAAGGACTACCGGCACTCCGGCTACCCCGGTGGGCTGCGGGCGACGTCGTACGTCGACCTGCTCGCGCAGAACCCGCGCCGCGCCGTCGAGAAGGCCGTCAAGGGAATGCTGCCCCACAACAAGCTGGGTGCCGCGCAGCTACGCAAGCTCAAGGTCTACGCCGGCCCGGAGCACCCCCACTCCGCCCAGCAGCCCGTGCCGTTCGAGATCACGCAGATCTCGCAGGCCGGCTAG
- a CDS encoding 30S ribosomal protein S9, whose protein sequence is MSEATTAAADVDDAAASSSFTSETPASSSVVSREVTLGTAGAVGRRKEAIARVRLVPGSGRWVINGRDLETYFPNKVHQQLVNEPFKTLGADGRFDVFARISGGGTSGQAGALRLGIARALNEIDVEGNRPSLKKAGFLTRDPRAKERKKAGLKKARKAPQYSKR, encoded by the coding sequence GTGTCCGAGGCCACCACCGCAGCAGCAGACGTCGACGACGCCGCGGCCAGCAGCAGCTTCACCTCCGAGACCCCGGCATCGTCGTCGGTGGTGTCCCGTGAGGTCACTCTCGGCACCGCCGGGGCGGTCGGCCGGCGCAAGGAGGCCATCGCCCGGGTCCGCCTCGTGCCGGGCTCGGGTCGCTGGGTCATCAACGGCCGCGACCTGGAGACCTACTTCCCGAACAAGGTCCACCAGCAGCTGGTCAACGAGCCGTTCAAGACCCTCGGCGCCGACGGCCGCTTCGATGTCTTCGCCCGCATCAGCGGCGGCGGCACCAGCGGCCAGGCCGGCGCGCTGCGCCTCGGCATCGCCCGGGCCCTCAACGAGATCGACGTCGAGGGCAACCGCCCGAGCCTGAAGAAGGCCGGCTTCCTGACGCGGGACCCGCGGGCCAAGGAGCGCAAGAAGGCCGGTCTGAAGAAGGCCCGCAAGGCGCCGCAGTACTCCAAGCGCTAG